The nucleotide sequence ATTTTACCAATTAATCTCTACAAACTTCAAAAAATTGATCCTCAGATTAGTAATTTTTACTAGTATTAATTTGTTTTTAACCATCTCTCAGGATCAATTTGTTTCTGTTGGGAGTCCCTACTTTATACTCCGTACATAATTTGTTTGTTATGAAGTTTACCATGCTACCGTACCCCTTTGAAATACGTAACTATATAACGaaacttattattataaacatgTTCAACTTTAATAATCTACTACAACCATAAAGCCGATTACTTTATACAATTGTTGATTTTGTACTAATTACATTATTAGTTGTCTATGTTCGTTTCAATAACTCATTATAGAACATAGGTTTTAGATTCTAATTTCTAACTATTATTCGCAGTACTCTGATTCTCAATATTATTAACATGTTTTactcgctttttttttttttttgaccaaagatatgtataCTAGTGAAGAGCAAGCAGAGTTCAAGGACAGCACCAACGCAAAAAATGTGAACAGTATTCTAGGACAACACTGACTCAAAAAGTGAAAGAGTGGCTCACGGTATACTATATAAGGAAGTTAAAACAAGCTCACGAATATAATTTTCGACAATCAGCAAAAGGAAATGTAATAAAAATGTATAAAGCATTGTCGCACATTAGATGCTGATCCGTTGTGGAGTAGCGGAATGCCTTTTGACAACGTTCTCGACTCAAAACGTACGCACATCGGACGCTGATCCAGAAAGCTGTCGTGGAGTAGCGACAGTGGCGGAACTAGAAAATTTTTCcatcggggacgaaattttttttaaaaccgtagcaatattttttgagcaaaatatgaaggctTTTGGACAAAATACGGAAGCTTTTGAGCAAAATATGGAGGCTTTGGGGGCAAAATACGGAGACATTTAGGCAAGGAAAAATTCCACTGGGGCAAAATAAAAAAATCTAAAATTTTTTGCATTGAAATTTTGAAATTGACTGGGGCATCTGCCCCATCCGTCCCTACATATTTTCGCCACTAAGTAGCGGAATGCCTTTTGACAACGTTCTTGACTCAAAATACACGCTGTCGTGGAGTAGCGGAATGCTTTTTGAGCACGTTCTCGACTCAAAACGCAGAGGCATCCTCCTCGACTCCATATGCTCAGATCAATCTTTTGTGGCCATGCACATTCAAAAGGTTAAGGTTCATAGAAATGTTGGGTGAAAGTGGGTTGATGGCTTGATGCCCATATGTTTTTATCAGCTGGGCACCAATTTGCCTTTAACCAGCGCTGCATTCATCAATACCTTTCTGAAATTTGAATCACATCATTCATCATCCAAGTAGTGAACATGCCACAAGCTTAACCTTATCATTCAAGTGCCAACCCACTCTTCTCTTTTGGCAGGAAAACGCAGTAttttcgtgtgtgtgtgtgtgtgagagagagaaatacaactaaacacacATCTTAAGCATAGGTTTTGATCAGTAACCCAACGGCACATATTGCAACTGGTTTTGGCCTTTTGGGGTCCACCAGTTAATATGCCTGTAAAGGTTACATCCTCACTCACGGTTGGCCATGGGTGAAACgtgtatacatctatatatatgcaTACGCTTGTTCGTCTTATGCTTCGTTATCAACACCAGCGACACAAATGAGCAGAACTTCTAATATTACTAGCTTACAAAAAAGTGTTTAACCAAGGTTGCATGACATAATCCAGTGCAAATTTCATACGAAACCAATACAACCACACAAGCTAAAAGGCAAACGATATAAACAAGTACACGTATAATATTAGATAACTCAAGAGTAGGATATACATACAACTCAGGGCAGCTGATCCTGCTGATGAGGCTGCTGACGTGGCAGAGGTCCTGGTTGCTCTGGTGACGGTAATATTGGTTGCTCCGGTGTTTGTATTATTTCCGGTTGCCAAGTCCAAACTATATCTTGAAGTCCAGGTCTTAAACCCTCATTTAATACCTTCTGATATTCCAAAGTATCACCATTTGATTTTTTAATTTCAACCATATGAAAAGATTGCGCGAGTTCAAATATCTCAGCATCGAGTGACAAAATTCCTTTTCTACCCTCATTTGTTCCTTCTAGTTTCAACAACCCCGCTTCTCGTTTACTAATCTTCATCTTCAAACGTTTCGCGCTTTCTTCCAGTTTCGAGATGATGTAAGCAGCAGGTCGACATGAAGTAAATCTCGCTTCTTTCTTTTGTCTTGGTTCTTCAAACAACGCTGTCAAGTCAAACCCTGGTGAAAGGGCAATAATGTCAAATGCGTTCATATGTGGAGGCCTCATTACCTCCCGTTTCTCCTCGGTAGAACTCGAAGCTCTATCAGAATCATTAATTTCAACCTCATTTCTTGATTTTCTTGAATTTGTTCCTTTTTTAAACCATGCATTTTCTTTAATTTTGGCCATTGTGATTCTATAAGCGGGATTCGGATCCAACATTCTCGTGAGTAACCGTTTAACCTCGGGTGGAAACCAATTCGGACATTTAAATTCCGCCTTACCTATCTTTCTATACATTTCCATTAAATTCGAATCGTGAAACGGAAGATAACCAGTTAACAGAACGTATAAAATCACCCCACATGACCAAATATCAGCTTTGTCACCATCATAGCCTTTTCTGTTAATTACTTCGGGTGCCACATAAGCAGGGGTCCCACAAGTGGTATGAAGTAGCCCGTCTTGATGCTTAGATTCAGCTAGAGCACTTAACCCGAAATCAGAAACTTTCAAATTATCATTTTCATCCAACAATAAGTTCTCGGGTTTCAAATCTCTATGATAAACTCCTCTGCTATGACAAAAATCGACCGCATTGATTAACTGCTGAAAATATTTACGAGCAATAGATTCCTTTAGTCTACCTTTTGATACCTTATCGAATAACTCACCCCCTTTTGCATATTCTAACGCGAAATATATTTTGGTTTTAGTCGCCATTACTTCAAAAAGCTGTAAAACGTTAGGGTGTTTTACTAGTCTCATTATAGAAATCTCTCTTTTGATCTGGGTCATAAGCCCTACCCGTAAAACCTTTTCTTTATCTATTACTTTAATCGCCACACCTTGGCCCGTTAATGTATTCCTACCATAATATACCTTTGCAAATGTCCCTTGACCAAGTAATCTACCTAACTCATATCTATCCATTAAAACACTCCCTTTATCATCCATGATTTCCATTTATTGTATCTTAAAACTATAAACTACAAGAATTTATTCTTTGATCTTACTAAGGAGTTTTTCTACTGAAGCGGCTTAACCGTCTTCACACAGATGATGCACCAAAGAATCACACGTGATGTCACACCGGGTTGTGGGGCCGACATCTGATGAGCTGGACACGATGTAACCAGTCTCATCAAGAATGAAAACGGTTAGCGGAAACAAGGCAGAATAAAAAGGCTTCTGGACCTTCACGCACATTTTTCAGCATTCCACAGCTTCTTTTGGAAAAATCAAAAATCGAATTTTTAAGATACAAATATGCTTTAACTctttgcgag is from Rutidosis leptorrhynchoides isolate AG116_Rl617_1_P2 chromosome 10, CSIRO_AGI_Rlap_v1, whole genome shotgun sequence and encodes:
- the LOC139872240 gene encoding CBL-interacting protein kinase 2-like → MEIMDDKGSVLMDRYELGRLLGQGTFAKVYYGRNTLTGQGVAIKVIDKEKVLRVGLMTQIKREISIMRLVKHPNVLQLFEVMATKTKIYFALEYAKGGELFDKVSKGRLKESIARKYFQQLINAVDFCHSRGVYHRDLKPENLLLDENDNLKVSDFGLSALAESKHQDGLLHTTCGTPAYVAPEVINRKGYDGDKADIWSCGVILYVLLTGYLPFHDSNLMEMYRKIGKAEFKCPNWFPPEVKRLLTRMLDPNPAYRITMAKIKENAWFKKGTNSRKSRNEVEINDSDRASSSTEEKREVMRPPHMNAFDIIALSPGFDLTALFEEPRQKKEARFTSCRPAAYIISKLEESAKRLKMKISKREAGLLKLEGTNEGRKGILSLDAEIFELAQSFHMVEIKKSNGDTLEYQKVLNEGLRPGLQDIVWTWQPEIIQTPEQPILPSPEQPGPLPRQQPHQQDQLP